Within Mongoliitalea daihaiensis, the genomic segment AAAAATACAGACATTGCAGTGTTAAAAGTGGAGGCAGCCAATCTCCCTGCAATCCAACAAGGTAGCAGCAGGGAGTTGAGGATCGGAGAATGGGTGATTGCTGTAGGAAATCCATTTAACCTTACGTCCACAGTTACAGCAGGTATTGTGTCAGCAAAAGAGCGCCAGATCAATATTTTAGGAGGGGAATTTCCCTTGGAATCATTTATACAAACGGACGCACCTATCAACCCTGGTAACTCTGGTGGAGCTTTAGTAAATGTTAAAGGAGAATTGGTTGGGATTAATACGGCTATTCTTTCTAGAACAGGCTCATATACGGGCTATGGATTTGCTGTTCCAGTAGATATTGCGGTTAAAATTGCCAATGATTTGATCAAGTTTGGAGAGGTTCAGAAAGCCATTCCAGGCGTTGATGTAGTGGAGGTTACCCCTGAACTGGCAGAGGAAATGGGATTAAATTCTTTAGATGGAGTCATTGTGACCCATGTTATTCGCAATGGAGCAGGAGAAAAAGCGGGTTTGCAAAGAAATGATGTAATTACGCGGATCGAAAACCTGCCTATTACGGGTAAGGGCAGCTTTGAAGAGGTGTTGTCCTATTACTATCCAGGGGATAAAATAACGGTTCAGCTTCGGAGGGGTAGGGAATCCAAAACAGCTCAGTTGACCCTTCAGAATCTAGAAGGAGGAACAGGAGTGATTCGAAGGGAATTCTTTACTTCCAGCATTTTAGGTGCACAGTTAGAAACTATCAATACGCTAGAGAAAGACAGATTCAATATCAGTCATGGTATCAAAATCACGGCGATGACCCGTGGTTACTTGAGAGATCTAGGATTGAACAATGGCTTTATCATCACTCAAATCAACGGTGAACCTGCTAAAAACCCGGAGCAAACCGGTCAATTCTTAGAAAAGTTCAGCGGTCGATTGCGCTTAGAAGGCATTACTGCCAATGGTCAACCGTTTATGCAATCCTATAATGTGCGCTAGAAAAATCAAAAACCTTACTCAACATTTCTATGAAATCTTTTAAAACAAGCTCCTATTCTCCACATGCCAAATTTCAAGAAGCGTTGGCTGAGTTGAATGAGTACATTCATCTGGCAGAAGCCAAGAAAGGTGATTTGAAGAAGTACCATCAGCAACTGGCACGCCTATTTGAGATCACCCACCAACAGGCCTTGCATTCGATGGAAGATTTTTTTCGGAAGCAGGGGAAGGGGCCTTTTACAGGATCAAGGGATTTGACAGTGGAGGCCTTTCATGCTGATTTGATTGATGATGGGAAGGGATGGCTGGATATGATTATTGATCGTATTAAGTTTTCGCCCGTCTATCCTGAAGATTATGATGCTGAGTTGGCAGATAAGATTATCAAAAAATACATCAAGCTCATGGATAATTTCGAACGGAAGTTTACGAAGATTTGAATACTGTTTACCGCCCCCTACTAACAGCAAATAGATCGTTGGCTTCGACTTCGCTCAGCCAACAGTGAGTGTAAACATACGAAGTACCGCAGCCTGTCCCGACCCTCGGGATACCAAGAACCAAGTAGGGATTAAGGTAAAAAAAACGAAAAGTAAGTCTACCACTAACGAAACCGAGGACTGTCGACAGTGGACAGTTGACCTCTCTCCACTAATCACTTAATCAACCAATCACTTAATAAACTAATTGTGCACTTCTCACTTCTCACTACTAATACCCATACTTCCCCTTCCATTTATCTTTCAGATAACGTTTGAGTTCTTGTTCTCGGGCATTGTTGCCAGGGCGGTAAAATGAGGTGTTTTTGAGTTCGTCGGGTAGGTATTCTTGGTTGATAAAATTTCCCTCGTAATCATGAGCATATTGATAGTTTTTGCCATAGTTTAAATCCTTCATCAATTTGGTGGGGGCATTGCGAAGATGGAAAGGGACAGGCAGGTCACCGGTTTGGCGGACGGCTTGCTGAGCCTCATTGATGGCCATATAGGCAGCATTACTCTTGGGACAGCTAGCTAGGTAGGTTACACATTGAGAGAGAATGATTCTTGCTTCGGGGTAACCAATGATTTTCACTGCTTCAAAGCAGTTGGTCGCCAATAGCAAGGCATTAGGATTGGCGTTGCCAATATCCTCAGAAGCTAAAATCACCAATCTTCTAGCGATAAATTTCACATCTTCACCTCCTTCAATCATACGTGCCAACCAATAAACGGCAGCATTGGGGTCAGAACCTCTGATGGATTTGATAAAGGCAGAGATGATATCGTAATGTTGCTCACCACTTTTATCATATAAAGCTACTTTTTGCTGGGCAATGGTACTCACTTGTGCGTCGGTGATTACACATGACTCCCCTTCAATAGCATTGACCACAATTTCAAACAAGTTGAGGAGTTTGCGTCCATCTCCACCCGATAATCGAAGTAAAGCTTCCGTTTCTTGGAGATCAATGGTTCTTTTTTTTAAGTCAAGGTCTTTTTCCATGGCCTGTTTCAGCATGGCCAATAATTCATCCTTACCCAAGGCATTCAAGGTGAAGACCTGACAGCGGGAGAGAAGGGCAGCGTTGATCTCAAAAGATGGGTTTTCCGTTGTAGCACCGATCAGTCTAATGGTGCCTTTTTCTACTGCGGCTAACAATGCATCCTGCTGGGATTTGTTGAAACGATGAATTTCATCGATAAATAAGACCACTCCTTGTTGGAATTTGGCCTTTTCGATGACTTCCCGGATGTCTTTGACTCCACTGCTAATGGCTGAAAGCGTATAAAAAGGTACTTTGATTTCGTTGGCGATGATGTTGGCGATTGTAGTCTTTCCTACTCCCGGAGGTCCCCATAAAATAAGGGATGGGACATTGCCAGATTGAATGGCCCTATAGAGAAAGGTGTTGGATGCACTTAAGTGCTCCTGTCCAATCAATTCTTGCAGTCTGCTAGGCCGCATGCGTTCGGCTAAAGGGGTATTGTTCATAGGCGTTGGTTGCTCTTCCAAGGTCAAAGATAAAAAAGCTATGGCTTCTGAATAGGGATTTCAGGAAAGCTTACTTAAAACATCCAACATTAAATTCCAGCTACCCGTTTATAACCTCTACAAAGCCATGATTTTTGATTAATTTTGTCCCATGAATTCCATGACCGCAACACCTATATTTACAATCAAAGGCTTGCTGAAAATCAGTAGGCCTTCCAATTTACTGATTGTGGTGTTTGCACAGTTGATGACTGCCCATTTTTTGGTAGAGACTACCCGTCAAGGCGTACCCGTGTTACAGGATATTAATCTTTACCTCATTATCCTTTCAACAGTGATCATTGCTGCTGCGGGGTATATGATCAATGATTATTACGATGTGAAGATTGATTATGTCAATAAACCAGAGGAGGTAATTATAGGCAAGGGGATGAAGCGGCGCGTGGTTATTTTTTTACATACCTTACTTAACTTTTCAGGAATTGGGATAGGCTATCTTGTCAGCCCACGAATTGCCGTGATTAATTTTATTGCCGCTTTTTTACTGTGGTGGTACAGCAACGCACTGAAGCGCTTGCCATTTATAGGGAATTTAGTAGTCGCTTTATTGACTGGAGTCTCGATTTGGATTATTGGGTATTATTATCAAAACGCCGAATTGTTGGTGTTAACGTATGCCATTTTTGCCTTTTTTCTGAATTTGATACGGGAGATACTCAAGGATATCGAAGATAGACATGGGGATAGAAAACATGGATGTCAGACCCTGCCGATAGTCTTTGGTTTCCGAAATACCAAGTATATCATATTTTTGATTGCCTTCGTGTTTGTAATTGCGATTTTGATAGTGACTTTTAAAATCAATAAGCTATCCCTGTTTTATTATTTTGGAGGGCTGAGTTTTCTTTTCTTTTTGTTTATGTACAAAATATATCAAGCCGATCGAAAAGCTCATTTTTCGCAATTAAGTTTGCTCTCTAAGTTATTGATGTTGGCTGGAATTCTGAGTATGGGACTTATCTAAACGATCAACTTCTCCACAAATACGGGAACAAAATATAAGCAGCAGCTGCAATGATGGCGTTGATGGCTGCGAGTGTAATTAGTTTATCCACGCTCACTGAAAAATCCAAGCCATCGATCGCATTTTTGGATACCCTGATGGCCATCAGAAGAATGGGAATAATCACAGGAAAGCTCAAGATGGCCATTAATGTGGCATTGTTGCTGGCTTTGGAGGCGATTCCCGACACCATGGTCAGACAGGCTGAAAAACCTATGGAGCCCAAAAATAAGTTAAGGATAAATAATCCCTGATCTTGAACAGGGTTGCCTAGGATGATGCTAAATACCAAGTAACCTAACAAGGCCAAAACTAGTGTTAGGAGTGTATTGTAGAGCATTTTTGAAATGATGATAGCTTCCGGAGAGGCTATCATGTAGTAGTATAATTGTCGGCCTTGATGTTCCTGCATGAAACTCTTCGCCACCGCATTGACCGCTGAAAAAAGGATAATAATCCAATATAGGGCATTCCAAGTAGGGACTGCTATATTTCCTTGCTTTGCACCTACACTCAAGTATACGATAAAAACAGCTGACACTACGTAGAGTAATATCCCATTGAGGGCATACTTCTGTCTCCACTCAAGGGTGAATTCCTTAATGAGAAGTGTTTGGATCTGTTGCATCATAGGGCAAAGATAGGGGATTTTGGGAGAAAAGGATTTAGAGGCAAGAGGCAAGAAACAAGAAACAAGAAACAAGAAACAAGAAACAAGAGGCAAGAGGCAAGAATCAAGAGCTCGCAGAATGTACAGAAAGTACAGAAAAATTAGCATAGAAAAGTTTGTTCCCAACGAAAGAAATAAAGAATCAACTAGCTAATTCTATCAATTGACCCAAATTTTTACCTGGGACAACATGTCAAGAACTTTCGGAACAAGTTAAAGAATATTAAATGAAATATTCGATGCGTTCTTCTCTTGGGATAGGTTTGAGGAGTCCGAGATTTTTTTTGAACTGATAGGAAAGATTAGCTGAGAGGGAGCGATCTGATTTTTTGTAATTTTTCCCTAAAGTCTCTTGTTTCATTCCTTTTGGCATTTGTTGCTCTTGCTTGACTCGCTTTAATACTTCCACAACTGCTCGAGAGATTACTAAACTGGTTTTGATATCAATGGTGACTTCATCATCTTTTGCCTGTAAGCTTGGATAGCCTACTGCATAGATGTCTCCTCTATCGACTCCGGTGTTGATTTGGTGAACAGAGGCGCCAATAAAATCAAAATCCTTCTTCAAAAACGCCCAAAATAAGGTATCATTTCCTCTGTATTTTGGAGGAACACCGTAATGAATATTGATTGCCCCTATTTTTGGAATCGATAGTAAGTCTTTGGAAAGCATAGGAGCTCTACAGGTCAATAAGATATCAGGTTTCAAATTTTGAATAAGTTGAATACTTTCCGGATTGTTCAGCTGAGAAAACGGTACAAGGATGGTTTCATGAGGGATTTCATCCAAATTGTACCCTTTGATTTTTTTATTGAGTGCATTTTGATGCAGTTTTTTGAAAATTCTTTGAGAAAAACTTGCTTTTCCTTTTTTCGATTTCACATCATTGCTAACCGAAACCTTACCGCTAGGAGCAATCACTGATACATCTCGAAAGTTGTTGAGCACTTCATACACTATGATCCGTTCTCTTGGTGTACATTCACTGATAATTAAAATTTTCATCGTCGATGATTAGTAAAAATTGGGTCGAATATAAAAAAATCAGTTATGGAGACCATGGAAAAATGTTTAAAAATAGGGTTTGAAGGTTTAAATGGTACTCCTTTGAAAATCATCTTATTTTAAGATGATGACCAATTGGAATCTACTTTTTAACACAGATCAACCATTATTTCCATTTATTTCTACCTTATTTCCTCTCTCTACCCCCAAAAATCTCTCCATCCCAAATATCCCAATATCCAATATCCACCAATATCCTTTCTGTCCACAGATTGCTCAGATTTCCACAGATTTTTTTAACAAAATTGAGTTTAGCACCCCTCAACAATTATTTCAATTTATTTACACCTTATTTCTACCTTATTTCCTCTCTCTATCCCTAAAAATCTCTCCAACCCAAATATCCCAATATCCAGTATCCACCAATATCCTTTCTGTCCACAGATTGCTCAGATTTCCACAGATTTTTTTAACTAAATTGAGTTTAGCACCCCTCAACAATTATTTCAATTTATTTACACCTTACTTCTACCTTATTTCCTCTCTCTACCCCCAAAAATCTCTCCATCCCAAATATCCCAATATCCAGTATCCACCAATATCCTTTCTGTCCACAGATTGCTCAGATTTCCACAGATTTTTTTAACAAAATTGAGTTTAGCACCCTTCAACCAATTATTTCAATTTATTTACACCTTATTTCTACCTTATTTCCTCTCTCTATCCCTAAAAATCTCTCCACCCCAAATATCCCAATATCCAGTATCCACCAATATCCTTTCTGTCCACAGATTGCTCAGATTTCCACAGATTTTTTTAACAAAATTGAGTTTAGCACCCCTCAACAATTATTTCAATTTATTTCCACCATATTTCTACCTTATTTCCTCTCTCTACCCCATAAAATCTCTCCACCCCAAATATCCCAATATCCAGTATCCACCAATATCCTTTCTGTCCACAGATTGCTCAGATTTCCACAGATTTTTTTAACAAAATTGAGTTTAGCACCCTTCAACCAATTATTTCAATTTATTTCCACCTTATTTCTACTTTATTTCCTCTCTCTATCCCAAAAAATCTCTCCATCCCAAATATCCCAATATTCAGTATCCACCAATATCCTTTCTGTCCACAGATTGCTCAGATTTCCACAGATTTTTTTAACAAAATTGAGTTTAGCACCCTTCAACCAATTATTTCAATTTATTTCCACCATATTTCTACCTTATTTCCTCTCTCCACCCCAAATATCCCAATATCCAGTATCCACCAATATCCTTTCTGTCCACAGATTGCTCAGATTTCCACAGATTTTTTTAACAAAATTGAGTTTAGCACCCCTCAACAATTATTTCAATTTATTTCCACCTTATTTCTACTTTATTTCCTCTCTCCACCCAAATAAAACTCTCCAACCAATAATATCCTACTACCCAATATCAATCAATATCTTTTAAAATTCTGCCAAAATGACATTTTTCCACCTTTGGAACAGGCATTGATAAAGAGCCATTATCAATAATGTATTTCACAACATAAAATTATAGAGCTATGCAGGAAAAAGGTACGATCTCGATACATACCGAGAACATTTTCCCTATCATCAAGAAGTTTTTATATTCCGATCATGAGATTTTCCTTCGGGAATTGGTGTCCAATGCTGTAGATGCCAGCCAAAAAATCAAGCGATTGGCTCAACTAGGACAGTATAGTGGTGAGTTGGGTGACCTGACTGTGGAGGTTGCTTTTGACAAAGACAAAAAGACCATCACCATCTCTGACAGTGGTCTTGGGATGACTGCAGAGGAAATTAAGAAGTACATCAACCAGATCGCGTTCTCTGGTGCTACTGAGTTTGTAGAGAAATTCAAGGATGCCAAAGATGCCAATGAAATCATCGGTAAATTCGGGTTGGGCTTCTACTCTGCATTTATGGTGGCGAAACAGGTAGAAATCAATACCCTTTCTTACCAAGAAGGCGCTGCCTCTGCCCGTTGGACCTGCGATGGGAGTACAGAATTCGAAATCTCCGAAGGTGACAGAAAAACACGCGGTACAGACATCATCCTTCATATCAATGAGGATTCCGAAGAGTTTTTGGATAAATGGAAGTTGCAGGGAATTTTGGACAAATACGCCAAATTTTTGCCTGTTCCAATCAAATTCGGCACCAAGTCTGAAAGCGTAGAGGATGGTGTAGATGACAAGGGCGAGAAAAAGTGGAAGTCGGTAGAGGTGGATAACATCATCAATACAACAACCCCTATCTGGACCAAATCTCCGAGTGACCTGAAGGATGAGGATTACTTAGCTTTCTACAAGGAGTTGTATCCAATGAGTGAAGATCCATTGTTCTGGATTCACTTAAATGTGGATTATCCATTTAACTTGACTGGGGTATTGTACTTCCCGAAAGTGAAAAATGATTTTGAGTTCCAGAAAAACAAAATCAAACTTTTCAGCCGTCAAGTATTCATCACCGACGAGGTAAAGGACATTGTACCTGAATTTTTGATGTTGTTGCATGGGGTGATTGATTCTCCAGATATTCCGTTAAACGTGTCCCGAAGCTTCTTGCAGTCTGATGGCAATGTGAAGAAGATTAACAACTACATCACCAAGAAGGTGGCAGACAAGTTGGCAGAATTGTTCAAGAAAGACCGCAAGGTTTACGAAGAAAAATGGAATGACATCGGTCTTTTTGTGAAGTACGGAATGATCAGCGAAGAGAAGTTTGCTGAAAAAGGGAAAGACTTTACCTTGTTGAAAAATACCAATGGGGAATTCTTTACGCCATTAGAATACAAAGAAAAAGTAAAAGCCCTTCAGACCAATAAAGAGGAGCAAGTAGTGTACTTATACGCAACGGATGTGGCAAAGCAAGATGCCTTTATTCAGTCAGCGAATAAAAAAGACTACGATGTCTTGGTGATGGATTCACCGATTGATAGTCATTACATTCAGCATTTGGAAATGAAGGAGGAAAAAACCACCTTGAAGCGTGTGGATTCCGATGTGGTAGATAAGTTGATTGTCAAAGACGATGGTTATGCCAATCTGTTGACAGAGGAACAGTCTACTCAGGTGACGGAAATCTTCGAAAAAGCTATCGGAAGTCAGACCTACAGTGTGGCAGTAGAAGGCTTAAGTCCGGAGGAAATGCCAGTGACGGTGACCATGGATGAGTTTATGCGCCGCATGAAGGAAATGTCCCAGATGGGTGGAGGTATGAGTTTCTACGGAGCCATGCCAGATAATTACAAAGTAGCGGTTAATGGTAACCACCCGTTAGTAGATAAAATCCTCAAAACCGAATCAGCCGAGGAAAAAGAGAAATTGGCGAAGCAAGCATTTGATTTGGCGCTCTTAGCACAAGGAATGTTGACAGGCAAGGATTTGACCGCCTTTGTGAAGAGAAGTGTGGAGATGATATAAGTCATTGATGTCTTTAGAACTTCATTGATTTACATTACAGAAGGCCTTTGGGTGCAGTTAGATGTACTCAAAGGTTTTTTTTATCCTGAATGGGCAGAATTTTTGGTATGAATGATTAAGTAATTTTTAAAACACAGATAGAGAGGGATTTTCACTGATTGACACAGATTTTTTTGCTGACGCAAAGTTAGTTTAGCACAACCAACGAAGTAGTTCCAGTTATTTTCACTTTATTTCCTCATCCTCTATCTCCAAAAAATCTCTCCTTTCAAAATATCCTAATATCAACAAGTATCCATGAATATCTTTTCATCCCAAAGATATTTTGCTTATGCAAACTATGGTTGATGAGAATTTTTAGTGTATAGTAAGTTGCATGGTTTTTTGGGTGAGTATTATTTGTGAACGGGGGCTTAGGTATAATTATTTCCCAAAAATTACTATTTTTGATAGTATCATTTGATACTATCAAAAAATGAAACCTCCATACGATCTTACACCTGCAATCCTCAAGCTCATTACTTCTATTTCAGAAAAAATAGGAGCGGTCAATGCTAAATTAATTGTTAGCCAAAATCCGAAACTTAGAAAGCAAAATCAAATCAAGACTATCCATTCATCTTTAAGTATCGAAGGAAATACCTTATCT encodes:
- a CDS encoding trypsin-like peptidase domain-containing protein, with protein sequence MGKNLKFIVLAFIAGLAGAWTYQQLFVSNQITVSETSQAQQVPFQVNFERDENVSVAMNAPISFVEASEKSTPSVVFIKNFSGTDQRRYSIFDYFFGTGPNQRVSTGSGVIISSDGYIITNNHVIDRAETIEVVHQKRTYPARLVGTDKNTDIAVLKVEAANLPAIQQGSSRELRIGEWVIAVGNPFNLTSTVTAGIVSAKERQINILGGEFPLESFIQTDAPINPGNSGGALVNVKGELVGINTAILSRTGSYTGYGFAVPVDIAVKIANDLIKFGEVQKAIPGVDVVEVTPELAEEMGLNSLDGVIVTHVIRNGAGEKAGLQRNDVITRIENLPITGKGSFEEVLSYYYPGDKITVQLRRGRESKTAQLTLQNLEGGTGVIRREFFTSSILGAQLETINTLEKDRFNISHGIKITAMTRGYLRDLGLNNGFIITQINGEPAKNPEQTGQFLEKFSGRLRLEGITANGQPFMQSYNVR
- a CDS encoding nucleotidyltransferase substrate binding protein; amino-acid sequence: MKSFKTSSYSPHAKFQEALAELNEYIHLAEAKKGDLKKYHQQLARLFEITHQQALHSMEDFFRKQGKGPFTGSRDLTVEAFHADLIDDGKGWLDMIIDRIKFSPVYPEDYDAELADKIIKKYIKLMDNFERKFTKI
- a CDS encoding replication-associated recombination protein A, which gives rise to MNNTPLAERMRPSRLQELIGQEHLSASNTFLYRAIQSGNVPSLILWGPPGVGKTTIANIIANEIKVPFYTLSAISSGVKDIREVIEKAKFQQGVVLFIDEIHRFNKSQQDALLAAVEKGTIRLIGATTENPSFEINAALLSRCQVFTLNALGKDELLAMLKQAMEKDLDLKKRTIDLQETEALLRLSGGDGRKLLNLFEIVVNAIEGESCVITDAQVSTIAQQKVALYDKSGEQHYDIISAFIKSIRGSDPNAAVYWLARMIEGGEDVKFIARRLVILASEDIGNANPNALLLATNCFEAVKIIGYPEARIILSQCVTYLASCPKSNAAYMAINEAQQAVRQTGDLPVPFHLRNAPTKLMKDLNYGKNYQYAHDYEGNFINQEYLPDELKNTSFYRPGNNAREQELKRYLKDKWKGKYGY
- a CDS encoding geranylgeranylglycerol-phosphate geranylgeranyltransferase; amino-acid sequence: MNSMTATPIFTIKGLLKISRPSNLLIVVFAQLMTAHFLVETTRQGVPVLQDINLYLIILSTVIIAAAGYMINDYYDVKIDYVNKPEEVIIGKGMKRRVVIFLHTLLNFSGIGIGYLVSPRIAVINFIAAFLLWWYSNALKRLPFIGNLVVALLTGVSIWIIGYYYQNAELLVLTYAIFAFFLNLIREILKDIEDRHGDRKHGCQTLPIVFGFRNTKYIIFLIAFVFVIAILIVTFKINKLSLFYYFGGLSFLFFLFMYKIYQADRKAHFSQLSLLSKLLMLAGILSMGLI
- a CDS encoding heme exporter protein CcmB, with translation MMQQIQTLLIKEFTLEWRQKYALNGILLYVVSAVFIVYLSVGAKQGNIAVPTWNALYWIIILFSAVNAVAKSFMQEHQGRQLYYYMIASPEAIIISKMLYNTLLTLVLALLGYLVFSIILGNPVQDQGLFILNLFLGSIGFSACLTMVSGIASKASNNATLMAILSFPVIIPILLMAIRVSKNAIDGLDFSVSVDKLITLAAINAIIAAAAYILFPYLWRS
- a CDS encoding formyl transferase; this translates as MKILIISECTPRERIIVYEVLNNFRDVSVIAPSGKVSVSNDVKSKKGKASFSQRIFKKLHQNALNKKIKGYNLDEIPHETILVPFSQLNNPESIQLIQNLKPDILLTCRAPMLSKDLLSIPKIGAINIHYGVPPKYRGNDTLFWAFLKKDFDFIGASVHQINTGVDRGDIYAVGYPSLQAKDDEVTIDIKTSLVISRAVVEVLKRVKQEQQMPKGMKQETLGKNYKKSDRSLSANLSYQFKKNLGLLKPIPREERIEYFI
- the htpG gene encoding molecular chaperone HtpG — its product is MQEKGTISIHTENIFPIIKKFLYSDHEIFLRELVSNAVDASQKIKRLAQLGQYSGELGDLTVEVAFDKDKKTITISDSGLGMTAEEIKKYINQIAFSGATEFVEKFKDAKDANEIIGKFGLGFYSAFMVAKQVEINTLSYQEGAASARWTCDGSTEFEISEGDRKTRGTDIILHINEDSEEFLDKWKLQGILDKYAKFLPVPIKFGTKSESVEDGVDDKGEKKWKSVEVDNIINTTTPIWTKSPSDLKDEDYLAFYKELYPMSEDPLFWIHLNVDYPFNLTGVLYFPKVKNDFEFQKNKIKLFSRQVFITDEVKDIVPEFLMLLHGVIDSPDIPLNVSRSFLQSDGNVKKINNYITKKVADKLAELFKKDRKVYEEKWNDIGLFVKYGMISEEKFAEKGKDFTLLKNTNGEFFTPLEYKEKVKALQTNKEEQVVYLYATDVAKQDAFIQSANKKDYDVLVMDSPIDSHYIQHLEMKEEKTTLKRVDSDVVDKLIVKDDGYANLLTEEQSTQVTEIFEKAIGSQTYSVAVEGLSPEEMPVTVTMDEFMRRMKEMSQMGGGMSFYGAMPDNYKVAVNGNHPLVDKILKTESAEEKEKLAKQAFDLALLAQGMLTGKDLTAFVKRSVEMI